From Virgibacillus ihumii, the proteins below share one genomic window:
- a CDS encoding 2-keto-3-deoxygluconate permease: MRIKASIEKVPGGMMVVPLLLAAVLNTFAPDLLRIGNFTQALFVDGASTLIALFLLCTGAQINLKNVGVSLGKGATLLTTKWLVGAAIGLIAYMFAGDNGLWLGLAPIAIIAAMTNSNGGLYVALVGQYGDKTDRAAYSLLALNDGPFFTMVALSIFGAMGFVNGFFSFVSFIAVLLPIIVGMVLGNLDEEMREFFDKGSAMLIPFFAFALGMGIDFGAIIEGGLSGVILGVATVFLTGTAGYFIFKAFKWNPIAGASEGSTAGNAVATPAAIAAASASFASHVDLATVQVAASTVTTAILLPLYIGFLVKRLEKKDITVPDDYVTE, from the coding sequence ATGAGGATAAAAGCATCGATAGAAAAAGTTCCTGGAGGCATGATGGTTGTACCATTATTGCTTGCTGCAGTACTAAACACGTTTGCACCCGATTTATTAAGGATAGGTAACTTTACACAGGCATTATTCGTTGATGGGGCAAGTACGCTTATCGCACTATTTCTATTATGTACAGGAGCACAAATCAATTTAAAAAATGTTGGCGTGAGTCTCGGTAAAGGCGCAACGTTGTTAACGACCAAGTGGCTTGTAGGTGCAGCTATCGGTCTGATTGCATATATGTTTGCAGGAGATAATGGGCTTTGGCTTGGTTTGGCACCTATTGCAATTATAGCCGCAATGACCAATAGTAATGGTGGGTTGTATGTGGCACTTGTTGGTCAATATGGTGACAAAACAGACCGTGCAGCATATTCTTTGCTTGCATTGAATGACGGTCCTTTCTTTACGATGGTAGCGTTGTCTATATTCGGTGCGATGGGATTCGTTAACGGGTTCTTTTCATTCGTATCATTTATTGCCGTACTATTACCAATTATTGTTGGAATGGTGTTAGGTAACTTAGATGAAGAAATGAGAGAATTCTTCGATAAAGGAAGTGCCATGTTAATCCCGTTTTTTGCCTTTGCATTAGGTATGGGGATCGATTTTGGAGCAATCATTGAAGGTGGATTATCAGGTGTAATCCTTGGCGTAGCAACAGTATTCCTGACTGGTACAGCAGGCTATTTCATATTCAAAGCATTTAAGTGGAATCCGATTGCTGGGGCGTCAGAAGGTTCAACGGCAGGGAATGCAGTAGCAACACCTGCAGCAATTGCAGCTGCCAGTGCCAGCTTCGCATCACATGTTGATCTGGCTACGGTGCAGGTTGCGGCATCTACTGTTACAACAGCAATACTACTTCCGCTATATATTGGGTTTCTTGTAAAACGACTTGAGAAAAAAGACATTACAGTTCCAGATGACTATGTAACGGAGTAA